One segment of Candidatus Manganitrophus noduliformans DNA contains the following:
- a CDS encoding MotA/TolQ/ExbB proton channel family protein yields MDAVFHRLALLGDIWVLWLLVAASVVSLGVMLERGWVFRKNRLDFPRFLETLAGCLEEGDLAGARQAAENGRGVEARVAAAGLAHFAKGPASVSEAMTSRLVLERAALERNLIILGSLGNNAPFIGLFGTVLGIIKAFNDLATSGQSGIGVVMVGISSALIATAFGIFVAIPAVAANNAFHTKVKRVSANAQSLIHRMQVYLRDETKRDQHRLVGATEEEKEEVRA; encoded by the coding sequence ATGGACGCGGTCTTTCATCGGTTGGCCCTCTTGGGGGATATATGGGTGCTCTGGCTGCTCGTCGCCGCCAGCGTGGTTTCTTTGGGGGTCATGCTGGAGCGGGGGTGGGTTTTCCGGAAAAACCGGCTCGACTTTCCGCGTTTTCTGGAGACGTTGGCCGGTTGCTTGGAAGAGGGAGATCTGGCGGGTGCGCGGCAGGCGGCGGAGAACGGACGGGGGGTCGAAGCGCGGGTGGCGGCGGCGGGGCTGGCGCACTTTGCCAAAGGGCCGGCCTCCGTGTCGGAAGCGATGACCTCCCGTCTGGTGCTGGAGCGGGCCGCGTTGGAGCGGAATTTGATCATCCTCGGGAGTCTCGGGAACAACGCGCCGTTCATCGGATTGTTCGGCACGGTCCTCGGCATCATCAAAGCCTTCAACGACCTCGCCACCAGCGGGCAGTCGGGGATCGGCGTCGTGATGGTCGGCATCTCCTCGGCGCTGATCGCCACGGCGTTCGGAATTTTCGTGGCGATCCCGGCGGTGGCGGCCAACAATGCCTTTCACACGAAGGTAAAGCGGGTGAGCGCCAACGCCCAGAGCCTCATTCACAGGATGCAGGTCTATTTGAGGGATGAAACCAAGCGGGACCAACATCGCCTTGTCGGCGCAACGGAAGAGGAGAAGGAAGAGGTGCGCGCATGA
- a CDS encoding ExbD/TolR family protein, whose amino-acid sequence MSGSDSGDDGAVTGINVTPLVDVVLVLLIIFMVTAHFTSNGELKINLPKTAAAEAPPTAAGLIVSLDGDGRLYLMEEAVDLNGLKANLAREAELNPGVRVTLSADGGIHYQQVVGVLDAIKQSGVTRVALASEQGASP is encoded by the coding sequence ATGAGCGGATCGGATTCCGGCGACGACGGGGCGGTCACCGGCATCAATGTCACGCCGCTGGTCGACGTGGTGCTGGTGCTCCTGATCATCTTTATGGTCACGGCCCATTTTACCTCCAACGGGGAGCTGAAGATCAATCTCCCCAAGACCGCCGCGGCGGAGGCCCCTCCCACCGCCGCCGGCCTGATCGTCTCGCTCGACGGCGACGGCCGTCTTTATTTGATGGAAGAAGCGGTCGATCTCAACGGCCTGAAGGCGAACCTGGCGCGCGAGGCGGAGTTGAATCCCGGCGTGCGGGTGACATTGTCCGCCGACGGCGGGATTCACTACCAACAGGTGGTCGGCGTTCTCGACGCGATCAAGCAATCGGGGGTCACGCGGGTGGCGTTGGCGTCGGAGCAGGGGGCGTCGCCTTAA
- a CDS encoding 6-pyruvoyl trahydropterin synthase family protein yields the protein MYKVTREIHFCYGHRLLNYSGKCRHLHGHNGKVEIELYSEKLNELGMVRDFEEIKQVVQVWIDDNLDHNMILCRRDPLIPALEERKERYYLIDENPTAEAISKLIYDYAVSQKLPVSEVRLWETPKSFASYRK from the coding sequence ATGTATAAAGTCACCCGCGAAATCCATTTCTGCTATGGCCACCGCCTTCTCAACTACAGCGGCAAGTGCCGCCATCTTCACGGCCACAACGGCAAGGTCGAGATCGAGCTTTATTCTGAAAAATTGAACGAGCTGGGGATGGTCCGCGACTTCGAGGAGATCAAGCAGGTGGTTCAGGTCTGGATCGACGACAACCTCGACCACAACATGATCCTCTGCCGCCGCGACCCGCTGATCCCCGCGCTGGAGGAGAGGAAGGAGCGCTACTACCTCATCGACGAAAACCCCACCGCCGAGGCGATCTCGAAGCTGATCTACGACTACGCCGTCTCGCAAAAACTTCCGGTCTCCGAAGTGCGCCTGTGGGAGACGCCGAAGTCGTTTGCGAGTTACCGAAAGTGA
- a CDS encoding Fe2+-dependent dioxygenase has product MLLSIPDILTKEQLIEARRVLEQADWVDGRVTAGHQSARAKENMQVREGHPAAVKVGEMILEALGKSPLFISAALPLKVFPPLFNRYQDGQSFGTHVDNAVRQVPGTPYKIRTDLSATLFLCAPDEYEGGDLVVEDTYGVQSIKLSAGHLVLYPSTSLHHVRPVTRGTRLASFFWIQSMVRDDARRSILFDLDLGIQRLERDPGHPSVVQLTGVYHNLLRHWSEVS; this is encoded by the coding sequence ATGTTATTGAGTATCCCCGATATATTGACGAAGGAGCAGCTTATTGAGGCCCGAAGAGTCCTGGAGCAGGCCGACTGGGTCGACGGGCGCGTCACCGCGGGCCATCAATCGGCCAGGGCGAAGGAGAACATGCAGGTGCGGGAGGGCCATCCCGCCGCGGTCAAAGTCGGCGAGATGATCCTGGAAGCGCTCGGGAAAAGTCCGCTGTTCATTTCGGCGGCCCTGCCGTTGAAGGTTTTCCCGCCGCTCTTCAATCGCTATCAAGACGGCCAGTCGTTCGGCACCCACGTCGACAACGCCGTCCGGCAGGTTCCGGGGACCCCCTACAAAATACGCACCGATCTTTCGGCGACCCTCTTCCTGTGCGCGCCGGACGAATACGAGGGGGGTGATCTGGTGGTGGAAGACACCTATGGCGTGCAAAGTATAAAGCTGTCGGCCGGCCACCTGGTTCTCTATCCTTCGACGAGTCTTCATCATGTCCGGCCGGTGACGCGCGGGACCCGCCTCGCTTCCTTCTTTTGGATTCAGAGCATGGTCCGCGATGATGCCCGGCGATCGATCCTGTTCGATCTCGATCTGGGGATCCAGCGGCTGGAGCGGGACCCGGGCCATCCGTCGGTCGTGCAGTTGACCGGCGTTTATCACAACCTTCTGCGGCATTGGTCGGAGGTGAGTTAG
- a CDS encoding TonB-dependent receptor has translation MRQLKRTCRRNRRLAEATAKKRSVKQSPAEIRPRKGRFAQSIVSVIGAAALIGMGTVAWAQQTNEESAVLPEVVVPGQQERDEDSYKPEAPASPKFTQPLVDIPQTVTVIPEAVIEERGATTLRDVLRNVPGISLQAGEGGGGPPADNLSIRGFNARTDLFIDGVRDFGGYFRDPFNISQVEVFKGPASSYAGRGSTGGAINLVSKRPLLDPFYGGTIGIGTDNYKRATLDLNQPLEGLQGTSLRLNALWHDADVPGRDEVTNQRWGVAPSIAFGLDTPTRLTLSYSHLDQDNMPDYGIPWVPAGNSDPVLATYADEAAPVDFSNFYGLKDRDFDEVITDIATAEIAHDFSSSFSLRNLTRYGQTRRDSVTTAPRFADLDPGPATVQGTVINRNLQSRDQTDTILANLTDLTLRFRTGGIDHAVTTGIEYSHETSVNYLRTGPLSQTDLFNPNPDDPYPDSVRRTGAKNDATAKAGAVYLFDTLGLGERWEVTGGLRWDYFDLDYQSRAADGMVTPLERTDRMLSWRAGVVFKPTANGSLYAAYGTSFNPAGEGLTLSSSVTAAANVDTEPEESRTYEIGTKWNLFEERLAFTVALFRTEKTNARTQDPVDPTDVIVLEGKERVDGVELSVAGNVTDQWQLFGGYALMNSEVVESLNAAVVGNELANTPKHSFSLWTTHQLPWNLEVGGGAQFVGDRFSNVNNQRTAPSYWHFDAMVAYRATESLTLRVNGFNLADEEYIQSVGGGHFIPGAGRSAIASADFQF, from the coding sequence ATGAGACAATTGAAACGGACCTGCCGCCGCAACCGGCGGCTGGCGGAAGCGACGGCGAAGAAAAGAAGCGTAAAACAATCCCCTGCAGAGATCAGACCGCGCAAAGGGCGTTTCGCCCAATCGATCGTCAGCGTCATCGGCGCGGCGGCTTTGATCGGCATGGGGACGGTCGCCTGGGCGCAGCAGACCAACGAGGAGTCGGCCGTCCTTCCGGAGGTGGTGGTGCCGGGGCAACAGGAAAGAGATGAGGACTCCTACAAGCCCGAAGCGCCCGCCTCGCCGAAATTTACCCAGCCGCTGGTCGACATCCCGCAGACGGTCACCGTGATTCCCGAGGCGGTGATCGAAGAGCGGGGGGCGACGACGCTGCGCGACGTGCTGCGCAACGTCCCCGGCATCTCCCTCCAGGCGGGAGAAGGGGGAGGGGGGCCGCCCGCCGACAACCTGTCGATCCGCGGATTTAACGCCCGGACCGACCTCTTCATCGACGGCGTCCGCGATTTCGGCGGCTATTTCCGCGATCCGTTCAACATCTCACAGGTCGAGGTATTCAAAGGCCCCGCTTCTTCGTACGCCGGGCGCGGCTCGACCGGCGGCGCGATCAATCTGGTCAGCAAGCGGCCGCTCCTCGATCCCTTCTACGGAGGGACGATCGGGATCGGCACCGATAATTACAAACGGGCGACCCTCGACCTCAACCAGCCTCTGGAAGGATTACAGGGAACCTCCCTTCGCCTCAATGCCCTCTGGCACGACGCCGACGTTCCCGGCCGCGACGAGGTGACCAACCAGCGCTGGGGAGTCGCCCCGTCGATCGCCTTCGGCCTCGACACGCCGACCCGGCTGACCCTCAGCTACTCCCATCTCGATCAGGACAACATGCCCGACTACGGCATCCCCTGGGTGCCGGCCGGCAACAGCGACCCGGTGCTGGCGACCTACGCCGATGAGGCGGCGCCGGTCGACTTCAGCAATTTCTACGGCCTCAAGGATCGCGATTTCGACGAGGTGATCACCGACATCGCCACCGCGGAGATCGCGCACGATTTCAGCTCTTCCTTCAGCCTCCGCAATCTGACCCGCTACGGCCAGACCCGGCGCGACTCGGTCACCACCGCCCCGCGCTTTGCCGATTTAGATCCGGGACCGGCGACGGTGCAGGGGACGGTGATCAACCGGAATCTGCAATCGCGCGACCAGACCGACACGATTCTCGCCAACCTGACCGACCTGACCCTCCGGTTCCGGACCGGCGGGATCGACCATGCGGTGACGACCGGGATCGAATACAGCCATGAAACTTCGGTCAACTATCTCCGGACAGGGCCGCTGTCGCAGACAGATCTCTTCAACCCGAATCCGGACGACCCCTATCCCGACTCGGTCCGGCGGACCGGCGCCAAAAATGACGCAACCGCGAAGGCCGGGGCGGTCTACCTCTTCGACACCCTCGGACTCGGCGAGCGATGGGAGGTCACCGGCGGCCTGCGGTGGGACTACTTCGACCTTGACTACCAATCCCGCGCGGCCGATGGAATGGTTACCCCGCTGGAGCGGACCGACCGGATGCTCAGCTGGCGGGCCGGCGTCGTCTTCAAGCCGACGGCGAACGGGAGCCTCTACGCCGCCTACGGAACGTCGTTTAATCCCGCCGGGGAGGGGTTGACCTTGAGCAGCAGCGTCACGGCCGCGGCCAACGTCGACACCGAGCCGGAGGAGAGCCGGACCTATGAAATCGGAACGAAGTGGAATCTCTTCGAGGAGCGTCTTGCCTTTACGGTGGCCCTCTTCCGGACCGAGAAGACCAACGCGCGGACCCAGGACCCGGTCGACCCCACCGACGTGATCGTCCTGGAGGGGAAAGAGCGGGTCGACGGCGTGGAGCTGAGCGTCGCCGGAAACGTCACCGATCAATGGCAGCTCTTCGGCGGCTATGCCCTTATGAACAGCGAAGTGGTCGAATCGCTCAACGCGGCGGTGGTCGGAAACGAGCTGGCCAATACGCCGAAGCACTCCTTCAGCCTCTGGACGACCCACCAGTTGCCGTGGAATCTCGAAGTCGGGGGAGGTGCGCAGTTCGTCGGTGACCGTTTCTCGAACGTCAACAACCAACGGACCGCGCCGAGCTACTGGCACTTCGACGCGATGGTCGCCTACCGGGCGACCGAGAGCCTGACCCTTCGGGTCAACGGATTCAATCTGGCCGATGAGGAATATATCCAGTCGGTCGGCGGCGGCCACTTCATCCCCGGCGCGGGGCGGTCGGCGATCGCCTCGGCCGACTTTCAATTCTAA
- the bcsS gene encoding cellulose biosynthesis protein BcsS: MENQQFNRQPHAALKLGFGMLAVFVLSLIIDPAAGRAMQLEGYGAWEGDSHGVGFGFYSVSLIGPLNERFAWIGKVEGSYLYYDFGSDDQQTDVTSPGAGLFAGGRLTAGATMAQLLAGVERRWDRKVERFAGGERRSDLDLQQGGVVQGMVDHSIGKRAVVNGFSSHSFKSRYSFGRLAVKLPVTRSGNWTDRLAVGLEAILQGNRDLLTRQGGGFIEIDVIPGRFSFGMKGGFKRTRFSEGEDQEGSYVGLQAYTRFR, from the coding sequence ATGGAAAATCAGCAGTTTAACCGTCAACCGCACGCCGCGCTGAAGCTCGGTTTCGGAATGTTGGCCGTTTTTGTTCTATCCCTCATCATCGATCCCGCCGCCGGGCGGGCGATGCAGCTGGAAGGATACGGCGCCTGGGAGGGGGACAGCCATGGCGTCGGATTCGGCTTCTACAGCGTCAGCCTGATTGGTCCGTTGAACGAGCGTTTCGCCTGGATCGGGAAGGTCGAGGGGAGCTATCTCTACTACGATTTCGGATCGGACGATCAGCAGACCGACGTGACGTCGCCCGGCGCCGGCCTGTTTGCGGGGGGGCGGCTCACGGCGGGAGCGACGATGGCGCAGCTTCTCGCCGGCGTTGAACGGCGGTGGGACCGGAAGGTGGAGCGTTTTGCCGGCGGGGAGAGGAGGAGCGACCTCGACCTCCAGCAGGGAGGGGTCGTGCAGGGGATGGTTGACCACTCGATCGGAAAGCGGGCGGTCGTCAACGGATTCTCCTCCCACAGCTTCAAGAGCAGATACAGCTTCGGCCGGCTCGCGGTCAAGCTTCCGGTGACCCGCAGCGGGAACTGGACCGATCGGCTCGCCGTCGGCCTCGAAGCGATCCTCCAGGGGAACCGGGATCTTCTCACCCGCCAGGGGGGCGGGTTCATCGAGATCGACGTGATCCCGGGGAGGTTTTCGTTCGGGATGAAAGGGGGATTCAAGCGGACCCGGTTCTCGGAAGGGGAAGATCAGGAGGGATCTTATGTCGGCCTGCAAGCCTATACCCGGTTTCGCTAG
- a CDS encoding glycosyltransferase → MSEIFPYLLYLNLSALLLSGFSLFLFGHRVKRGHWLVSLIYLGSVAYAAQLLLETWIVPPGGRLYPLLLFLGLGIVTAALAEEWNALGQAAFAAMAASAASLIGYTGYVTFTSHLGPLSFAFSIALLLLQSVAMFFMTGHTFEVVDVICRTRWRRNFSICPAERNFPKVSLHLPAYNEPPRMVIQTLDALAKLEYPNYEVIVIDNNTKEESLWRPVEAHCLRLGFKFFHLDNWPGFKSGALNFGLTQTDPEAEIIGVIDSDYVVERNYLKDLIGFFDNPNVAFLQTPQDYRDFSNDDRYAGACYRAYAYFFAVSMASRNERNGIIFAGTMGLIRKRVLEEMGGWDEWCITEDAEISLRILSRGYESVYVDRTYGRGLMPLNFEGLRKQRFRWAFGGMQILRLHWKKLLPWSGRLDPENRLTWGQKADYWLGGLQWLGDPLAFAFTLLLLISSSAFLLARSVFLPPMAVASFFGPPFFILFGVTKFFWALRIRLGCTLREAFDAFMVILGLTWVVTLACLLGLTKKEGVFLRTPKQRGEAAAIRSLQIVAKEGVILGVCLLSSIGLIFSGPTNGTLLLLASLLGWQGFIYGSSLLVSLWSYRSEQKVTDPVLLQTSRTTGERFRSMVTDRRGALGLAAVGGFVAFFFYFSVTLAPDQEKVFRTLPAERPEIPSAPRALINNPPEALIRAKVFSEENAALSKDIDAAVALWSRDGVIRDVNYTLHDESDDRVWRGLDQIRTRYEEEFGLRTYVNLSHQNLSMFIEEEKASVVNDLSATIQSAGKEQKVFLSMGDRWTFRKEGEEWKISSLTVNRTPR, encoded by the coding sequence ATGTCTGAAATCTTTCCCTATCTTCTTTACCTGAATCTCTCCGCACTGCTTCTCAGCGGATTTTCCCTCTTTTTGTTCGGCCACCGGGTGAAGCGGGGGCACTGGCTGGTCTCGCTGATCTACCTGGGGAGCGTCGCCTACGCCGCGCAGCTTCTTCTGGAGACCTGGATCGTCCCCCCCGGCGGGCGGCTCTATCCCCTCCTCCTCTTTCTGGGGCTCGGGATAGTGACGGCGGCGCTGGCGGAGGAGTGGAACGCCTTGGGCCAGGCGGCGTTCGCCGCGATGGCGGCGAGCGCCGCCAGCCTGATCGGATATACGGGCTATGTGACCTTCACCTCCCACCTCGGTCCGCTGAGTTTCGCCTTTTCGATCGCGCTGCTCCTCCTTCAGTCGGTCGCGATGTTCTTCATGACCGGGCACACCTTCGAAGTGGTCGATGTGATCTGCCGGACCCGGTGGCGGAGGAATTTCTCGATCTGCCCCGCCGAGCGGAACTTCCCGAAGGTCTCCCTCCATCTCCCGGCGTACAACGAACCCCCCCGGATGGTGATTCAAACGCTCGATGCGCTCGCCAAGCTCGAATATCCGAATTACGAGGTGATCGTCATCGACAACAACACGAAAGAGGAGTCGTTGTGGCGCCCGGTCGAAGCGCATTGCCTCCGGCTCGGCTTCAAGTTCTTTCATCTCGACAACTGGCCCGGCTTTAAATCGGGGGCGCTCAATTTCGGTCTCACGCAGACCGATCCGGAGGCCGAAATCATCGGGGTGATCGATTCGGATTACGTCGTCGAGCGGAATTACCTGAAAGATCTGATCGGATTTTTCGACAATCCCAACGTCGCTTTTCTTCAAACCCCGCAGGATTACCGGGACTTCTCGAACGACGACCGCTACGCGGGCGCCTGTTACCGCGCCTACGCCTATTTTTTCGCGGTGTCGATGGCCTCCCGCAACGAGCGGAACGGGATCATCTTCGCCGGGACGATGGGGCTGATCCGGAAGAGGGTCCTGGAGGAGATGGGGGGGTGGGACGAGTGGTGCATCACCGAGGATGCCGAGATCTCCCTTCGAATTCTCAGCCGGGGGTATGAATCGGTCTACGTCGATCGGACCTACGGAAGGGGGCTGATGCCGCTCAATTTCGAGGGGCTCAGGAAGCAGCGTTTCCGTTGGGCCTTCGGGGGGATGCAGATTCTTCGCCTCCATTGGAAAAAGCTCCTCCCCTGGTCGGGCCGGCTCGATCCGGAAAACCGGCTGACCTGGGGTCAAAAGGCCGACTATTGGCTGGGGGGGCTCCAATGGCTCGGCGATCCGCTCGCGTTCGCTTTCACCCTCCTCCTGCTGATCAGCAGCAGCGCCTTCTTGCTGGCCCGATCGGTCTTTTTGCCTCCGATGGCGGTCGCCTCCTTTTTCGGTCCCCCCTTTTTCATCCTGTTCGGGGTAACGAAGTTTTTCTGGGCGCTTCGCATCCGCCTCGGCTGCACCCTTCGGGAGGCGTTCGATGCATTCATGGTGATTTTGGGTCTGACCTGGGTCGTGACGCTCGCGTGCCTTCTGGGCCTCACGAAGAAGGAGGGGGTTTTTCTCCGGACCCCCAAACAGCGGGGAGAGGCGGCGGCGATCCGCTCTCTCCAGATCGTGGCGAAAGAAGGGGTGATTCTCGGCGTTTGTCTCCTCTCCTCGATCGGCCTGATCTTCAGCGGCCCGACGAACGGGACGCTCCTCCTTCTCGCCTCCCTTCTTGGATGGCAGGGGTTTATTTACGGGTCGTCCCTTCTGGTGAGCCTCTGGAGTTATCGGAGCGAGCAGAAGGTGACCGATCCGGTTCTTCTCCAGACGTCGCGGACGACCGGGGAGCGGTTCCGGTCGATGGTCACCGACCGGCGGGGCGCCCTGGGGCTCGCCGCGGTCGGCGGGTTCGTCGCCTTCTTCTTTTATTTTTCGGTCACCCTCGCTCCGGATCAGGAGAAGGTCTTCCGAACGCTTCCGGCCGAGCGGCCGGAGATCCCCTCCGCCCCCCGGGCGTTGATCAACAACCCTCCCGAGGCGCTCATCCGGGCCAAGGTCTTTTCGGAGGAGAACGCGGCTCTGTCGAAGGATATCGATGCGGCGGTGGCGCTCTGGAGCCGGGACGGGGTGATCCGGGACGTCAACTATACCCTCCATGATGAAAGCGACGACCGTGTCTGGCGCGGCCTCGACCAGATTCGGACGCGATACGAAGAAGAGTTCGGCCTGCGGACGTATGTCAACTTAAGTCATCAGAACCTCTCCATGTTCATCGAGGAGGAGAAGGCGTCGGTCGTGAACGATCTGAGCGCGACGATTCAATCGGCCGGAAAAGAGCAAAAGGTTTTCTTGTCCATGGGGGACCGGTGGACCTTTCGGAAAGAAGGGGAGGAATGGAAAATCAGCAGTTTAACCGTCAACCGCACGCCGCGCTGA
- a CDS encoding PepSY-associated TM helix domain-containing protein: MEKVSAKPAMTFRNILFWIHLAAGTVAGVVILVMSVTGALIAFEPQIVDFAERGVRNVPPPAPGAQRLNMETIVAKAREAFPEVPPSGVSMRSEPTSSAGVSFGREGTLFVNPYTGDVLGQGSKIHKLMHDIQDWHRWLGSREIGRPVTGVSNAAFLILVVTGVYLWWPRRWAGTTLKAVTRFNPRLQGKARDWNRHNVIGFWCAPLLVVITLTGLVMSYRWANDLLYRLAGNEPPPARQTVPPGPPLEFPLDRVDPLWARAEAQAPGWASIRLRFPQQAEGPATVFIQEPATWHPSPRSLLTLNPVTAEVVKWEPFSEYNLGRTLRAWVRPIHTGVAGGIPGQIIALIGAMGGIMLAWTGLAMAWRRIFQRKREAVSAPAVTPNQTAS, translated from the coding sequence ATGGAGAAAGTATCGGCCAAACCGGCGATGACGTTCCGGAATATCCTATTCTGGATCCATCTCGCGGCGGGAACCGTCGCCGGTGTCGTGATTCTGGTGATGTCGGTGACCGGCGCGCTGATCGCCTTCGAGCCGCAGATCGTCGATTTCGCGGAGCGGGGGGTTCGGAACGTGCCCCCCCCCGCTCCGGGCGCGCAAAGATTGAACATGGAGACGATCGTGGCGAAGGCGCGGGAAGCATTTCCGGAGGTCCCTCCGAGCGGTGTTTCGATGCGCTCCGAGCCGACCTCCTCCGCCGGGGTCAGCTTCGGCCGGGAGGGGACGCTCTTCGTGAATCCCTATACCGGCGACGTCTTGGGACAAGGCTCGAAGATCCACAAGCTCATGCATGACATTCAAGACTGGCATCGCTGGCTCGGCTCGCGGGAGATCGGAAGGCCGGTCACCGGCGTCTCCAACGCCGCGTTCCTGATCCTGGTCGTCACCGGGGTCTACCTCTGGTGGCCGAGGCGGTGGGCCGGCACGACGCTCAAAGCGGTGACCCGCTTCAACCCGCGCTTGCAAGGGAAGGCGCGCGATTGGAACCGCCATAACGTGATCGGTTTCTGGTGCGCGCCGCTTCTCGTCGTCATCACCCTGACCGGACTGGTCATGTCGTACCGGTGGGCCAACGATCTTCTCTACAGGCTCGCCGGAAATGAGCCCCCTCCGGCCCGGCAGACCGTCCCCCCCGGGCCTCCCCTTGAATTTCCCCTTGACCGGGTCGATCCCCTCTGGGCGCGCGCGGAGGCGCAGGCGCCCGGCTGGGCGTCGATCCGGCTCCGCTTCCCGCAACAGGCGGAGGGGCCGGCGACCGTTTTTATTCAGGAGCCGGCGACCTGGCATCCGAGCCCGCGCTCATTGCTGACGCTCAACCCGGTGACGGCGGAGGTCGTGAAATGGGAGCCGTTTTCCGAATACAACCTCGGAAGAACGTTGCGCGCGTGGGTCCGGCCGATCCACACCGGCGTGGCGGGGGGAATTCCGGGTCAAATCATCGCTCTTATCGGGGCGATGGGAGGGATCATGCTCGCCTGGACCGGTCTCGCCATGGCGTGGCGCCGGATCTTCCAGCGCAAGCGGGAGGCGGTCTCGGCGCCGGCGGTCACTCCGAACCAAACGGCGTCCTGA
- a CDS encoding energy transducer TonB: MILLKQIFSGTSIGIFLSTLVHAGLGGGVYYTLTSAVEPSPRVVAELDLSMTSLLPAPPAPPPPPGPGAQAKTTPAPVRTVAKKRAAASSLPQKETPPKPEAIIPPVVSEVSSDLPEVPEAPETPSTEEAPSGVSSVEAQETDAGESAAEEPVSVAAAESGEPGGVTGGIPGGTPGGEMGGVSGGSAGAAGRYLSAAQVAKLPQWVDNLITPRDYPRSARRRGKDGRVLLSVFIDAAGRVRDVRLLQGSDEALNEVALRKVREAVFTPAYNREGEPVACKVTLPIRFHLQ; encoded by the coding sequence ATGATTCTCCTTAAGCAGATATTCAGCGGCACAAGTATCGGGATCTTTCTCTCAACCCTCGTCCATGCCGGATTGGGCGGCGGGGTCTACTATACCTTGACCTCGGCCGTCGAGCCATCCCCCCGCGTTGTGGCCGAACTCGACCTCTCCATGACGTCGCTTTTACCGGCTCCCCCCGCCCCGCCCCCGCCGCCGGGACCGGGAGCCCAGGCGAAAACAACGCCCGCTCCGGTCCGGACCGTCGCGAAGAAGCGGGCGGCGGCGTCTTCTCTCCCCCAGAAGGAGACGCCGCCGAAGCCGGAAGCGATCATCCCGCCGGTCGTTTCGGAAGTCTCCTCCGATCTTCCGGAGGTTCCGGAAGCGCCTGAAACCCCCTCCACGGAGGAGGCTCCTTCGGGGGTCTCTTCCGTGGAGGCTCAGGAGACAGACGCGGGCGAGTCCGCCGCAGAAGAACCTGTCTCCGTCGCCGCGGCGGAGAGCGGCGAACCCGGGGGTGTGACCGGGGGAATTCCGGGGGGGACTCCCGGCGGGGAGATGGGCGGGGTGTCCGGGGGATCGGCCGGCGCCGCGGGCCGCTACCTTTCCGCCGCTCAAGTCGCCAAACTCCCTCAATGGGTCGACAATCTCATCACCCCCCGCGACTACCCCCGCTCGGCGCGCCGGAGGGGGAAGGACGGACGGGTGCTCCTCTCGGTTTTCATCGACGCGGCCGGCCGGGTAAGGGATGTCCGTCTGTTGCAGGGAAGCGACGAAGCCTTGAACGAAGTGGCCCTTCGCAAAGTCCGGGAGGCGGTCTTCACCCCGGCCTACAACCGGGAGGGGGAGCCGGTCGCCTGCAAGGTGACCCTCCCGATCCGGTTCCATTTACAATAG